A DNA window from Acidobacteriota bacterium contains the following coding sequences:
- the era gene encoding GTPase Era — protein MSQNDFKSGYVALIGRPNAGKSTLLNRLVGEKIAAVSNKPQTTRHRIQGIVTRDDGQIVFVDTPGVHKPGHLLNRRMMSAVHDAIMSVDVLVLMRDASVSTGNGDKFVLDLVKQSGKTAILVLNKVDKIKEKGNLLPLIESYAAEYEFAEIIPLSALKGDAIETLLDQIIKHLPVGDPIFSEDEMTDQPVRSIVSEMVREKILISTGEEIPYVTAVITEVFDESDAEITNIYCAIFVERASQKKIVIGKMGARIKDIGTKARIDIENLLGKRVFLKLFVKVVEDWRNREQTLDEIGVHQKK, from the coding sequence ATGTCACAAAACGACTTCAAAAGCGGCTATGTCGCGCTCATCGGACGGCCGAATGCCGGAAAATCTACTTTGCTCAACCGCCTCGTCGGCGAAAAGATCGCGGCTGTCTCGAACAAACCTCAGACGACGCGTCACAGAATTCAGGGAATTGTCACTCGTGACGACGGTCAGATCGTCTTTGTGGACACGCCGGGCGTGCATAAACCCGGACATTTGCTCAACAGACGAATGATGTCGGCGGTGCATGACGCGATAATGTCGGTCGATGTGCTCGTGCTGATGCGGGACGCGAGCGTTTCGACAGGTAACGGGGACAAATTTGTGCTCGATCTCGTGAAACAATCGGGAAAGACGGCCATTCTTGTGCTGAACAAGGTCGATAAGATCAAGGAAAAGGGCAATCTGCTGCCACTGATCGAGAGTTACGCGGCTGAGTATGAATTTGCCGAGATCATTCCGCTGTCTGCTCTGAAAGGCGATGCGATCGAGACTTTGCTTGATCAGATCATCAAACACCTGCCCGTCGGCGATCCGATCTTCAGCGAAGACGAGATGACCGATCAGCCGGTGCGGAGCATCGTGTCTGAAATGGTTCGAGAGAAGATTCTCATCTCGACCGGTGAAGAGATTCCATATGTAACGGCTGTCATCACTGAGGTATTTGACGAATCCGATGCTGAGATTACGAATATTTATTGTGCGATCTTCGTCGAACGGGCTTCGCAAAAGAAGATCGTTATTGGGAAGATGGGAGCCAGGATCAAGGATATCGGGACGAAGGCACGGATCGATATTGAGAATCTGCTGGGGAAAAGAGTTTTTCTAAAACTCTTCGTAAAAGTAGTCGAAGATTGGCGCAATCGGGAACAGACGCTCGATGAGATCGGCGTGCATCAAAAGAAGTAG
- the aroA gene encoding 3-phosphoshikimate 1-carboxyvinyltransferase, with the protein MKVNRAASVNGSVKLPGDKSISHRAAMFAAIAEGTTRIENFATSADCASTIECFRGLGVRIEREGNTVTVAGVGKTGLLAPSQPLDCGNSGTTMRLISGILAGQNFESTLTGDDSLQSRPMKRVIAPLGLMGSVIHSNEGKAPLTINGKNPLIAIEYQPPVASAQIKSCVLLAGLNASGVTTIIEPVQTRDHTERMLEWFGVNVPIERGENGARISVAGDAKLTARDLIVPSDISSAAFFMVAAACLAGSDIVMPNVGLNPSRRAVLDVMIGLGADIELSESRETCNEPVAEVRVKGGIGAPTISNVLRGDIIANLIDEVPILAVLGTQLEDGIEIRDASELRVKESDRITSVVENLRRMGAAVTEFPDGLRVERSDLKGAEIDSHHDHRISMAFAIAGLFATGETTIHGAEAADVSFPGFFEILSSVVR; encoded by the coding sequence ATGAAAGTTAACCGCGCAGCTTCAGTTAACGGCAGCGTTAAATTACCCGGCGATAAATCTATCTCGCATCGGGCGGCAATGTTCGCCGCGATCGCCGAGGGAACGACACGGATAGAGAATTTTGCGACAAGCGCGGACTGTGCTTCGACGATCGAATGTTTCCGTGGCCTCGGCGTCAGGATCGAGCGTGAGGGCAATACCGTAACTGTTGCAGGCGTTGGGAAAACCGGTTTACTTGCACCATCGCAGCCGCTTGATTGCGGCAACAGCGGAACGACGATGCGGCTCATTTCGGGCATTCTCGCCGGGCAGAATTTCGAATCCACGCTGACCGGCGACGATTCGCTGCAAAGCCGCCCGATGAAACGCGTGATCGCTCCGCTCGGCCTAATGGGTTCGGTCATCCATTCGAACGAAGGCAAAGCACCGCTCACTATCAACGGCAAAAACCCGCTCATCGCGATCGAATACCAGCCGCCCGTCGCCTCCGCCCAGATAAAATCGTGCGTCCTGCTTGCCGGGCTCAATGCCAGCGGCGTGACCACCATCATCGAACCGGTTCAAACCCGCGACCACACCGAACGGATGCTCGAATGGTTCGGTGTTAACGTGCCGATCGAACGCGGCGAAAATGGTGCGAGAATTTCCGTCGCGGGCGATGCAAAACTAACTGCCCGAGATCTGATCGTGCCGTCTGACATTTCATCCGCGGCGTTCTTTATGGTGGCGGCAGCGTGTCTCGCGGGTTCCGATATCGTAATGCCGAACGTCGGCCTCAACCCGTCGCGGCGGGCGGTTCTCGACGTCATGATCGGTCTCGGAGCCGACATCGAACTGAGCGAATCACGAGAAACCTGCAATGAACCCGTCGCCGAGGTCCGCGTTAAGGGCGGCATCGGAGCTCCGACGATCTCGAATGTTCTCCGCGGCGACATTATCGCCAATCTGATCGACGAAGTCCCGATCCTGGCGGTTCTCGGCACACAGCTCGAAGACGGCATCGAGATCCGCGACGCTTCAGAACTTCGCGTTAAAGAATCCGACCGGATAACATCAGTCGTCGAGAATCTCAGACGAATGGGAGCCGCCGTCACAGAGTTTCCCGACGGCCTGCGGGTCGAAAGGTCAGATCTCAAAGGCGCCGAGATCGATTCGCACCACGACCACAGAATATCCATGGCATTCGCGATCGCCGGCCTCTTTGCCACCGGCGAAACCACCATCCACGGCGCCGAAGCCGCCGACGTTTCGTTCCCCGGGTTTTTCGAAATTCTTAGTTCTGTCGTAAGGTAG
- a CDS encoding DUF5063 domain-containing protein, protein MEIAENIARFARIAERYCAWAEVTTSDPEADMKMARTLLAELHVAAIGLDDIGCGDDTEQVVSSEDWHVILERFQALPIDLYWDVFDPLKEEPPVLNSLSDDLADMYRDIKEGMVLYKRAKIVEAVWEWRFNFHIHWGAHLTGAQRAIHSYLADKSY, encoded by the coding sequence ATGGAAATAGCCGAGAATATTGCTAGGTTTGCTAGGATCGCTGAGCGATATTGCGCGTGGGCGGAAGTCACGACGTCGGATCCTGAAGCTGATATGAAGATGGCCCGCACACTTCTAGCGGAACTTCATGTCGCCGCCATCGGACTTGATGATATTGGTTGTGGCGATGATACAGAGCAAGTAGTTAGCTCTGAGGATTGGCATGTCATTCTGGAGAGATTTCAAGCATTGCCGATTGACCTTTATTGGGATGTCTTCGATCCACTTAAAGAAGAACCACCAGTTCTAAATTCTCTTTCGGACGATCTTGCGGATATGTATCGCGATATCAAAGAAGGCATGGTTCTATATAAACGTGCCAAAATCGTTGAGGCCGTTTGGGAATGGCGATTTAATTTTCACATTCATTGGGGTGCTCATCTTACAGGAGCCCAACGAGCGATACACAGCTATTTGGCGGATAAATCATATTAA
- a CDS encoding ATP-binding protein, protein MREIELPSRIESVEEAAMMADEFAKSCGFGDEITFAVDLAVRESVANAVKHGNKFDESKTVQMTMADRPEGFEITVRDYGTGFSVDDIADPTDPENLLKTNGRGILFMRSFMDEVEWENPTDGGLRVKMLKKK, encoded by the coding sequence ATGCGTGAAATAGAGTTGCCAAGCCGCATCGAATCGGTCGAAGAAGCAGCAATGATGGCAGACGAATTTGCCAAGAGCTGCGGATTTGGCGATGAGATCACCTTCGCTGTCGATCTCGCCGTTCGCGAATCGGTCGCAAATGCTGTGAAACACGGCAATAAATTTGACGAATCGAAAACGGTTCAGATGACGATGGCCGACCGGCCCGAGGGCTTTGAGATCACGGTACGTGATTACGGCACCGGATTTTCAGTCGATGACATCGCTGATCCGACAGACCCGGAAAATCTTTTGAAAACAAATGGCCGCGGCATCCTCTTTATGAGGTCTTTCATGGACGAGGTCGAATGGGAAAACCCGACCGATGGCGGCCTGCGGGTCAAAATGTTAAAGAAAAAGTAA
- the nadB gene encoding L-aspartate oxidase, with protein MALETDFIVIGSGVAGLRASVELATSGARVTVLTKDKASESNTEYAQGGVAVVLSEDDNAELHEDDTLIAGAGLCDKQAVETLVTEGTTYIKQLIDWGTEFDKEGGKLLMGQEAAHSRRRILHAHGDSTGAEFVRSLIARAGQEKTINLTPFANTESLIVHDGRCVGVRFLDPILRAPRDIYAKAVIMCTGGAGQLYLHTTNPPVATGDGMAMAYFAGAEMADMEFIQFHPTALSIENAPRFLLTEAMRGEGGQLKNKYGERFMGRYDDRLELAPRDIVSRSIVAEMRRTGTREVYLDMTAMDEEFLKHRFPKIYEVCQSYGLNIANDMLPVSPASHYCMGGIRTDLWGRSTVPGLYAAGEVTCTGVHGANRLASNSLLEGLVFGARAGKAVADDNSEFQISNLKFETARSDASNAEAGIATAVKKRIKRVMWERVGILRDKDSLKRALKEFGQIESGNLGTSSRNFVTLAKLVATAALWREESRGGHYRNDFPEQNEEWRVHSIQELDEPISSAESISF; from the coding sequence ATGGCATTGGAGACAGACTTTATCGTTATCGGAAGCGGCGTGGCAGGGTTGCGTGCCTCGGTCGAACTCGCAACGAGCGGTGCACGCGTGACCGTTTTAACTAAGGACAAGGCGAGCGAATCGAACACCGAATATGCCCAGGGCGGCGTTGCCGTCGTGCTGTCAGAGGATGATAACGCCGAGCTCCACGAAGACGACACCCTCATCGCCGGAGCCGGGCTTTGCGACAAGCAGGCAGTCGAAACGCTCGTCACCGAAGGCACGACCTACATCAAACAGCTCATCGATTGGGGTACGGAATTCGACAAAGAAGGCGGCAAGCTCCTCATGGGCCAGGAAGCCGCACACTCGCGCCGCCGAATTCTCCACGCCCACGGCGATTCGACCGGAGCTGAATTTGTCCGGTCGCTCATCGCTCGTGCCGGTCAGGAAAAGACGATAAACCTAACACCATTCGCCAATACCGAGAGCCTGATAGTCCACGACGGCCGCTGCGTTGGGGTCCGATTCCTCGACCCGATCCTGCGAGCTCCGCGTGATATATATGCCAAGGCCGTGATAATGTGCACCGGCGGAGCGGGCCAGCTTTATCTACACACAACCAACCCGCCCGTCGCGACCGGCGACGGCATGGCGATGGCGTATTTTGCTGGCGCCGAGATGGCGGATATGGAGTTTATCCAGTTCCACCCGACCGCTCTAAGTATTGAAAACGCCCCGCGTTTCCTGCTCACAGAAGCAATGCGAGGCGAAGGCGGCCAGCTCAAGAATAAGTACGGCGAACGTTTTATGGGCCGCTACGACGACCGGCTCGAGCTCGCACCGCGTGACATCGTTTCCCGCTCGATCGTCGCCGAAATGCGGCGTACAGGCACGCGAGAGGTCTACCTCGACATGACCGCAATGGACGAGGAATTCCTAAAGCATCGCTTCCCAAAGATCTATGAGGTCTGCCAGTCTTACGGCCTGAACATCGCAAATGATATGCTTCCCGTCTCACCGGCGTCGCACTACTGCATGGGCGGAATTAGAACGGACCTTTGGGGCCGAAGCACTGTTCCGGGCCTTTATGCGGCCGGTGAGGTGACTTGTACCGGCGTTCACGGAGCGAACAGATTGGCGTCAAATTCCCTGCTCGAAGGGCTCGTATTTGGAGCGAGAGCGGGCAAAGCGGTGGCGGATGATAATTCGGAATTTCAAATTTCAAACCTGAAATTTGAAACCGCGAGGTCCGATGCGTCGAATGCTGAAGCTGGAATTGCCACCGCCGTCAAAAAACGTATCAAACGCGTAATGTGGGAACGCGTCGGCATTCTGCGGGATAAGGATTCGCTAAAGCGGGCTTTGAAGGAATTCGGCCAGATAGAATCTGGAAATCTGGGCACATCTTCGCGAAACTTCGTGACACTCGCCAAGCTTGTCGCAACGGCGGCCCTTTGGCGTGAGGAATCTCGCGGTGGGCATTACCGCAACGATTTTCCAGAACAGAACGAAGAATGGCGGGTTCACTCCATACAGGAATTGGATGAGCCGATTTCTTCTGCTGAGAGTATCAGTTTTTGA
- a CDS encoding STAS domain-containing protein — protein MSDITITERQAGDVTILDLVGKVTIGEGSVALRNTIRRLLGEGKNKILLNLGGVGYIDSSGIGELVSSFTAVKKEGGILKLLSLTQKIQDLLAITKLLTVFDTFDDEASALSSYN, from the coding sequence ATGTCTGATATTACCATAACTGAACGCCAGGCCGGCGACGTTACGATACTCGATCTGGTCGGTAAAGTGACCATCGGCGAAGGCAGCGTTGCTTTGCGTAACACCATTCGCCGCTTGCTTGGCGAAGGCAAAAACAAGATCCTGCTCAATCTGGGCGGCGTCGGATACATCGATTCGAGCGGTATCGGCGAACTCGTTTCGAGCTTTACCGCTGTCAAGAAAGAGGGCGGCATCCTCAAGCTTTTGAGCCTGACGCAGAAGATCCAGGATCTGCTCGCGATCACCAAGCTTTTGACCGTTTTCGATACGTTCGATGACGAAGCTTCGGCTCTCAGCAGCTATAACTAA
- a CDS encoding BON domain-containing protein: MKVKVFTVLTLAFALFMMACGKSDADLQKAATDKLTAEKVTGVTVAVKDGVATLTGEVADAAVKSKAEAAVKGVEGIKSVDVAKLTLKPLPTPPPPSPDKMLEGTVIEGLKKKGIDGVTVTVANGEVTLTGKVDKAKVPEVMMVANEAKPSKVINNLNK, encoded by the coding sequence ATGAAAGTTAAAGTTTTTACAGTTCTAACTTTGGCCTTTGCTTTGTTCATGATGGCTTGCGGTAAAAGCGATGCCGATCTGCAAAAAGCGGCCACGGATAAGCTTACTGCTGAGAAGGTCACCGGCGTGACCGTTGCTGTCAAAGATGGCGTTGCTACGCTGACCGGCGAAGTCGCTGATGCTGCTGTCAAGAGCAAGGCCGAAGCAGCCGTTAAAGGTGTCGAAGGCATCAAATCTGTTGACGTTGCTAAGCTGACGCTCAAGCCGCTGCCAACACCGCCGCCGCCGTCACCGGACAAAATGCTTGAAGGCACAGTCATCGAAGGCCTTAAGAAAAAAGGCATCGACGGCGTGACCGTAACCGTAGCCAACGGCGAAGTAACGCTGACCGGCAAGGTTGACAAGGCTAAAGTGCCTGAAGTCATGATGGTCGCTAATGAAGCTAAGCCAAGCAAGGTCATCAACAACCTCAACAAATAG
- a CDS encoding LysM peptidoglycan-binding domain-containing protein has translation MSVQEKYVSLLELANSNGTSYELSEGDGVLHITGTAPSDEAKAELWAEYERLDPDFQSSDLILNITTGAGDAGGGANTYTVVSGDSLSKIGAKYGIAWKAIWDANRDILNHPDKIYPGQELKIP, from the coding sequence ATGTCAGTACAGGAAAAATACGTATCACTTCTCGAACTAGCCAACTCAAACGGCACGTCCTATGAGCTGAGCGAAGGCGACGGAGTTTTGCACATCACCGGAACCGCTCCGAGCGACGAAGCAAAAGCTGAACTGTGGGCGGAATATGAACGTCTCGATCCAGACTTTCAGTCGAGCGATCTCATTCTTAACATCACAACCGGAGCCGGCGACGCCGGCGGCGGAGCCAATACCTACACCGTAGTCTCAGGCGACAGCCTCTCAAAGATCGGTGCAAAATACGGCATCGCCTGGAAAGCCATCTGGGACGCCAACCGCGACATCCTCAACCACCCGGACAAGATCTATCCGGGCCAGGAATTGAAGATTCCCTAA
- a CDS encoding 50S ribosomal protein L11 methyltransferase has product MTTDLKTWYAVDIVADPNAGEAIEFALNELECLGIEIDSLRKKKGEPQMVTGFFAELPGAVEIAEAIEDSLRIHGLDSSVIESFETRVVEETDWLAEWKKHWKPTEIGKFIIAPPWENVTETDKIVIKIEPNMAFGTGTHDTTKLCLKAIGEVYEPGQSVLDVGTGTGILAIAAAKLGAKTLFACDTDEDSVKIARENAVLNNVDWIEFADGPLREDAPVYDFVFANLTVDVIVPILKLLLAKTGSLLLLSGILAEQQPIITAALQESQISNFKFDTSGEWISVIVEKSS; this is encoded by the coding sequence ATGACAACAGATCTAAAGACATGGTATGCCGTCGATATCGTCGCCGACCCGAATGCGGGCGAGGCGATCGAATTTGCGCTGAACGAACTCGAGTGTCTCGGCATCGAGATCGACAGCCTGCGCAAGAAAAAAGGCGAGCCGCAGATGGTCACGGGCTTTTTTGCTGAATTGCCGGGAGCGGTTGAAATAGCAGAGGCGATCGAGGATTCGCTGCGAATTCACGGCCTCGACAGCAGCGTGATCGAAAGCTTCGAGACGCGGGTGGTTGAGGAAACCGACTGGCTCGCCGAGTGGAAGAAGCATTGGAAGCCGACCGAGATCGGCAAATTCATCATCGCCCCGCCTTGGGAAAATGTCACCGAAACCGACAAGATCGTCATAAAGATCGAGCCGAACATGGCTTTTGGAACGGGGACCCATGACACGACGAAGCTTTGTCTGAAAGCCATCGGCGAGGTTTATGAACCGGGACAGTCAGTTCTCGACGTTGGAACCGGAACGGGAATTCTCGCCATTGCTGCCGCAAAGCTCGGAGCGAAAACCCTTTTCGCCTGCGACACCGACGAAGATTCCGTCAAGATAGCCCGGGAGAACGCGGTCTTGAACAACGTCGATTGGATCGAATTTGCAGACGGGCCGCTTCGCGAAGACGCACCGGTTTACGATTTTGTTTTCGCCAATCTGACAGTCGATGTGATCGTGCCGATATTGAAACTTCTGCTCGCAAAAACAGGCTCTCTTTTGCTGTTGTCCGGCATTCTTGCCGAACAGCAACCCATCATCACTGCGGCGCTTCAGGAATCTCAGATCTCAAATTTCAAATTTGATACGTCGGGGGAATGGATATCTGTAATTGTGGAAAAGAGTTCTTAA
- a CDS encoding ribonuclease HI, whose amino-acid sequence MKQVTIVCDGSSLGNGKGNPRAAAVAVLGFKGYWRAVGEYLGAATNQQAEVAAAAIGLENLKEPCSVTIWSDSRYVVETMGGTWKRKTNHDWWKRLDNAAKPHQIIWKWVKGHSGHSVQEVADSMARKMAELGYVDEDLLEESVVELGTIQI is encoded by the coding sequence ATGAAACAAGTAACAATAGTCTGCGACGGCTCGAGCCTTGGCAATGGAAAAGGCAATCCGCGGGCGGCGGCAGTGGCTGTACTTGGCTTTAAGGGCTATTGGCGAGCGGTCGGCGAGTATCTCGGAGCAGCAACGAATCAGCAAGCCGAGGTTGCGGCGGCGGCGATCGGGCTGGAGAATCTAAAGGAGCCGTGCAGCGTAACGATCTGGTCGGATTCCCGCTACGTCGTCGAGACGATGGGCGGCACATGGAAAAGAAAAACTAATCACGATTGGTGGAAAAGACTCGATAACGCAGCCAAACCGCATCAAATAATCTGGAAATGGGTCAAAGGCCACAGCGGGCACAGCGTCCAGGAAGTCGCCGACTCAATGGCGAGGAAAATGGCGGAGCTTGGGTACGTGGATGAGGACCTATTGGAGGAATCAGTAGTAGAATTGGGGACAATTCAAATTTAA